A section of the Nyctibius grandis isolate bNycGra1 chromosome 30, bNycGra1.pri, whole genome shotgun sequence genome encodes:
- the TBC1D24 gene encoding TBC1 domain family member 24 isoform X1, whose product MDEYTRFVDWDKMDVTVQSQDAKELTCTEFQELKQLARQGYWAKNHSLRAKVYHKLISNIPCRTVTPDANVYRDIVVKIVGKRNSSSLPLPEFVDNSLVPTYCLNAEGIGAVRKIILCVANQFPDISFCPALPSVTALLLHYSKDEAECFEQVCRILACNDPSKRLIDQTFLAFESSCMTFGDLVNKYCQAAHKLMVAVSEDVLEVYSDWQRWLFGELPMVYVARVFDVFLVEGYKVLYRVALALLKFFHKVRAGQPMESDSVQQDIRAFVRDIAKSVSPERLLEKAFAIRLFSRKEIQLLQMANEKALQQKGITVKQKSVAPPKRQNVHLAVHAENFKSEIVSVKEMRDIWSWIPERFALCQPLLLFTTLEHGCSLSRFYSHSEGHEPTLLLIKTTTKEVCGAYLSTDWSERRRGGNKLSFFGTGECFVFRLQPEVERYEWVIIKHPELATTGSEPENHASPASSTLSSSSVPSDPSDRLSPFLSARHFNLPSKTASMFMAGSSECIIIGGGDGQALYLDADLNHGRTSHCNTFNNQPLCSESFQISVLEVWGFRDTMNG is encoded by the exons ATGGATGAATACACCCGCTTTGTGGATTGGGACAAAATGGATGTTACTGTCCAGAGCCAGGATGCGAAGGAGCTAACCTGCACAGAGTTCCAGGAGCTCAAGCAGCTGGCCCGGCAGGGCTACTGGGCCAAGAACCACTCTCTGAGAGCCAAAGTGTACCACAAACTCATTAGCAATATCCCATGCCGCACAGTGACCCCAGATGCAAATGTGTACCGGGACATCGTTGTGAAGATCGTTGGAAAACGTAACAGTAGCTCCCTGCCGCTGCCGGAGTTTGTGGATAACAGCCTGGTCCCCACGTACTGCTTGAACGCAGAAGGCATCGGGGCGGTCAGGAAGATCATACTGTGCGTTGCGAATCAGTTCCCAGACATATCGTTTTGCCCAGCGCTGCCTTCTGTGACAGCTTTGCTCCTCCACTACAGCAAAGATGAGGCAGAATGCTTTGAACAAGTTTGTCGCATCCTTGCTTGCAACGACCCATCGAAGCGGCTCATCGATCAGACGTTCTTGGCTTTTGAGTCCTCCTGCATGACCTTTGGCGACCTGGTCAACAAGTACTGTCAGGCAGCACATAAGCTGATGGTGGCGGTGTCCGAGGACGTGTTGGAGGTATACTCCGACTGGCAGCGGTGGCTCTTCGGAGAGCTGCCTATGGTGTACGTTGCTCGGGTCTTTGACGTGTTTCTGGTGGAGGGCTACAAAGTTCTCTATCGCGTTGCGCTGGCCCTTCTGAAATTTTTCCACAAAGTGAGAGCCGGGCAGCCCATGGAGTCTGACAGCGTACAACAGGACATTCGGGCTTTTGTGAGAGACATTGCCAAGTCGGTGTCTCCAGAGAGGCTCCTGGAAAAAGCCTTTGCCATCCGCCTCTTCTCGCGGAAGGAGATCCAGCTCCTGCAGATGGCCAACGAGAAGGCTTTGCAGCAGAAGGGCATCACGGTCAAACAGAAAAG TGTTGCACCTCCCAAAAG GCAGAATGTGCACTTAGCAGTTCATGCTGAGAACTTCAAGTCTGAAATTGTCAGTGTGAAAGAGATGCGAGATATCTGGTCGTGGATCCCAGAGCGATTTGCACTTTGCCAGCCCCTCTTGCTTTTCACCACCTTGGAACATGGCTGTAGTCTGAGCAG GTTCTATTCTCACAGCGAGGGACATGAACCAACTCTTCTCCTCATCAAGACCACCACAAAAGAG GTCTGTGGTGCTTATCTGTCAACTGACTGGAGCGAGCGCAGGCGAGGAGGGAACAAGCTGAGTTTCTTTGGAACTGGGGAGTGCTTTGTATTCAGG ctgcagccagaaGTGGAACGCTACGAGTGGGTCATCATAAAACACCCAGAACTGGCCACGACTGGTTCAGAGCCAGAAAATCATGCCTCACCAGCCTCCAGCACCCTCTCTTCCAGCAGTGTCCCATCAGACCCCTCGGATCGCCTTTCCCCCTTCTTATCGGCTCGGCACTTCAACTTACCCTCCAAAACGGCCTCCATGTTCATGGCTGGCAGCAGTGAATGCATCATCATAG GAGGTGGTGATGGCCAGGCTCTTTACCTCGATGCAGATCTGAACCATGGAAGAACCAGCCACTGCAACACTTTCAATAATCAGCCGTTGTGCTCCGAAAGCTTCCAGATCTCTGTCTTGGAGGTGTGGGGCTTCAGGGACACCATGAATGGTTGA
- the TBC1D24 gene encoding TBC1 domain family member 24 isoform X2, which yields MDEYTRFVDWDKMDVTVQSQDAKELTCTEFQELKQLARQGYWAKNHSLRAKVYHKLISNIPCRTVTPDANVYRDIVVKIVGKRNSSSLPLPEFVDNSLVPTYCLNAEGIGAVRKIILCVANQFPDISFCPALPSVTALLLHYSKDEAECFEQVCRILACNDPSKRLIDQTFLAFESSCMTFGDLVNKYCQAAHKLMVAVSEDVLEVYSDWQRWLFGELPMVYVARVFDVFLVEGYKVLYRVALALLKFFHKVRAGQPMESDSVQQDIRAFVRDIAKSVSPERLLEKAFAIRLFSRKEIQLLQMANEKALQQKGITVKQKRQNVHLAVHAENFKSEIVSVKEMRDIWSWIPERFALCQPLLLFTTLEHGCSLSRFYSHSEGHEPTLLLIKTTTKEVCGAYLSTDWSERRRGGNKLSFFGTGECFVFRLQPEVERYEWVIIKHPELATTGSEPENHASPASSTLSSSSVPSDPSDRLSPFLSARHFNLPSKTASMFMAGSSECIIIGGGDGQALYLDADLNHGRTSHCNTFNNQPLCSESFQISVLEVWGFRDTMNG from the exons ATGGATGAATACACCCGCTTTGTGGATTGGGACAAAATGGATGTTACTGTCCAGAGCCAGGATGCGAAGGAGCTAACCTGCACAGAGTTCCAGGAGCTCAAGCAGCTGGCCCGGCAGGGCTACTGGGCCAAGAACCACTCTCTGAGAGCCAAAGTGTACCACAAACTCATTAGCAATATCCCATGCCGCACAGTGACCCCAGATGCAAATGTGTACCGGGACATCGTTGTGAAGATCGTTGGAAAACGTAACAGTAGCTCCCTGCCGCTGCCGGAGTTTGTGGATAACAGCCTGGTCCCCACGTACTGCTTGAACGCAGAAGGCATCGGGGCGGTCAGGAAGATCATACTGTGCGTTGCGAATCAGTTCCCAGACATATCGTTTTGCCCAGCGCTGCCTTCTGTGACAGCTTTGCTCCTCCACTACAGCAAAGATGAGGCAGAATGCTTTGAACAAGTTTGTCGCATCCTTGCTTGCAACGACCCATCGAAGCGGCTCATCGATCAGACGTTCTTGGCTTTTGAGTCCTCCTGCATGACCTTTGGCGACCTGGTCAACAAGTACTGTCAGGCAGCACATAAGCTGATGGTGGCGGTGTCCGAGGACGTGTTGGAGGTATACTCCGACTGGCAGCGGTGGCTCTTCGGAGAGCTGCCTATGGTGTACGTTGCTCGGGTCTTTGACGTGTTTCTGGTGGAGGGCTACAAAGTTCTCTATCGCGTTGCGCTGGCCCTTCTGAAATTTTTCCACAAAGTGAGAGCCGGGCAGCCCATGGAGTCTGACAGCGTACAACAGGACATTCGGGCTTTTGTGAGAGACATTGCCAAGTCGGTGTCTCCAGAGAGGCTCCTGGAAAAAGCCTTTGCCATCCGCCTCTTCTCGCGGAAGGAGATCCAGCTCCTGCAGATGGCCAACGAGAAGGCTTTGCAGCAGAAGGGCATCACGGTCAAACAGAAAAG GCAGAATGTGCACTTAGCAGTTCATGCTGAGAACTTCAAGTCTGAAATTGTCAGTGTGAAAGAGATGCGAGATATCTGGTCGTGGATCCCAGAGCGATTTGCACTTTGCCAGCCCCTCTTGCTTTTCACCACCTTGGAACATGGCTGTAGTCTGAGCAG GTTCTATTCTCACAGCGAGGGACATGAACCAACTCTTCTCCTCATCAAGACCACCACAAAAGAG GTCTGTGGTGCTTATCTGTCAACTGACTGGAGCGAGCGCAGGCGAGGAGGGAACAAGCTGAGTTTCTTTGGAACTGGGGAGTGCTTTGTATTCAGG ctgcagccagaaGTGGAACGCTACGAGTGGGTCATCATAAAACACCCAGAACTGGCCACGACTGGTTCAGAGCCAGAAAATCATGCCTCACCAGCCTCCAGCACCCTCTCTTCCAGCAGTGTCCCATCAGACCCCTCGGATCGCCTTTCCCCCTTCTTATCGGCTCGGCACTTCAACTTACCCTCCAAAACGGCCTCCATGTTCATGGCTGGCAGCAGTGAATGCATCATCATAG GAGGTGGTGATGGCCAGGCTCTTTACCTCGATGCAGATCTGAACCATGGAAGAACCAGCCACTGCAACACTTTCAATAATCAGCCGTTGTGCTCCGAAAGCTTCCAGATCTCTGTCTTGGAGGTGTGGGGCTTCAGGGACACCATGAATGGTTGA